The region CCTTCTTTGGGTTACACATTGGGGGGGAGAGAGTGAGAGCTTCAAGTTCCATACTATGAATTACAAACTTGTAATCTAATACACCCCCTCCCCCATACATACACTACAACAATAATCACAACAAAATGGCTAAGAAGTTCTTGATTGCCGGCATTTCAGTTATTCTCGTTGTAGCAATTGTAATTGGTGTTATCGCCACTATCACTCACTCAAACCAAAAGACCGGCAACAATGCAACAAGCATTGCCTCAGCCTCACATGATGTCACCGGCATTTGCACAGGAACTGACTTCCAAGAAACATGTGTGAAGAGCCTCTCCAAAGTCCTAAACGGTACCACCTCTCCTCAAGACGCTCTAAAGGCTTCAATTGAGGTTGTTATAGATGAATTCAATGCTGCCGTCAACCGTGCACGTGAAATCCAGAAGAAAGTTGCCGACAAGTATCCCGGTGCAGTTTCTGACTGTGAGCTTCTTCTTTCTAAGTCACTGGATAATCTCAATGCCGCATTGACATCCTCCGGTCACACCGATAAATTATCGAGTTATGCAAATGATATCGATAATTGGCTTAGTGCCGTTATCGCCTCCAAAGGGACATGTGTCGATGGGTTCTCTAATGATCAAGCATTACAGAAAAATATCAGTGGTGTCTTTGATTACATGACTGAGTTAATTAGTAATTCACTAGCCATACTTCAAGAGGTCACAACACTTCTTGATCAAGTTCAGAATTTGCCGAACATTTTAATACCAACATCTCAACGGAGACTGCTTTCCGAGGAAGAGGTTTATCCTGCACATCCTGATGGCTTCCCGGTGTGGCTATCTCCGGCTGACAGGAGATTATTAAGACAAAGGAATGGACGTGTGAGGCCTAATATGGTGGTGGCTCAAGATGGAAGTGGAGACTATAAGAGCATCAATCAGGCTCTGAAGAACTTACCTAAGAGGTACAGAGGCAGGTTTGTGATATATGTGAAGGCAGGGAGATACCATGAAAAGGTGGTGATAGAAAAGTGGATGACAAATATTATGATGTACGGTGATGGATCGAGGAAGACGGTGATCACCGCTAATTCTTACAAAGATGATAAAAGTGGTAGTACCACTTTCAACAGCGCCACTTTCtgtaagtatatgtatatatatatatgcgcatTGATCATATGTATTGTCGTATAATTagcagctctgataccatgttaaaatttactattatataattaattgcaTTATTATACACAACGTACGTACATACAGCTGCGCTGGGGAATGGATTCATTGCAAGGGATATTGGGTTCAGTAACACAGCAGGACCGGAGAACCATCAAGCAGTGGCGCTGACGGTGACATCAGACATGTCGGCTTTCTTCCGGTGCAGGATTGATGCTTACCAAGATACATTATATGTTCACTCTGAACGGCAATTCTACCGGAACTCTGTCATCTCCGGCACGGTTGACTTCATTTTCGGTGACTCGAAGACGGTAATACAAAATTGTCTAATTATCGTACGTAAAGGAAGTCCTGGCCAGAAGAACATGGTGACAGCTCAAGGTAGGGATCTCCGACGACAAGGTACTGCTTTGGTTATCCAAAATTGCAGGATTTTGCCAGACAGAAGCCTCTTCCCAAAGAGATTAGAGATTGAAAGCTACCTTGGAAGGccatggaaaatatattcaagaACTATCATCATGGAGAGCACCATTGGTGACTTAATCAGGCCTGAAGGATGGTATGCATGGGATGAAACGAGTCCGGTGAAGTATGTGTATTATGGTGAGTATAACAACCGAGGTCCCGGCGCTAACACTCACCGGCGAGTGAAATGGCCCGGCGTTAGAGTCATCAGCCGGAGGGAGGCCCTTATGTTCACAGCTAATAGCTTGCTTAATGCTCGGACTTGGTTGAGGCTCACCGGAATTCCTTACCTTCAAACGTTCAAGAATTAAAGCTGTGGTAATTTACGTAAAGtacgtgcatgcatgcatgaatgcaCATGTGAGAAAGATggtgtatttttaattaatttctttattttgctttgttgaaaaaaaaaaaaaaaaggaataaagagTTTCTGGTTGGGATTTAGTTGTTTGTTGGCAGTTGTCTCAAATTTTAATTGTGATGTGTCTTGCCATGTATTTTTGTGGAAGCTTGCCTTTAGAGATTTAACTTGTGATTATTGAGTACTactgttttactttttttttctaatttttaaatatttttttaatatttaaaattttagtatttttaattatcaagcCTTGTTGCATATGACTTAATTCTTAATTCCTTTGTAATTTGTAAAGGccaatgattttattttattttaatcataaatatCTCCCAACTCTCATTTGAACCCTACaacccataattataatttagGTTCAAGTAGAGATATGAAAAAGTCAATATTAGCCCtagaataattatttaaaaaaactaaagaaaaaattgtttaaatataaggagaaataaataaattttgccCAAGGAGAACCCAgagaaaagttttttttgtcTAATAAAAGAAAAGCTATTCTGggtcaaaattatattttgacaaaaaaaataaaaataaaaataagaaatgataTTGGCTagtatattttatacatattctTTACCGCTATTAAACTttggacaaaaattttaatggtTAAGAAATAGAAGgtcattcccaaaaaaaaataataaataataaaaagaagatttTAAAAAGTTACATAGAAAATTTCCTGTTGTTAATCATGCTTGTAATTACGtagatattaattaatgtgatTATTGATGAGCTTATCTGTTtcactcttcattttttttatatatatagtttattaatACTAAAATATTAGTGTGAATAATAAATTCACTACGAAATTCTGATAAAGTTAATATATACAGAAATAACTTAATTATGGGGTTAAAATTAATGTATTCTTTTGATAACATAAGAAATATCATGGTGGGTAAGAAACTAAGCCATGGGCCATGAATCTTATGCTTGAACCCTTTGCATTCTGTCCTCAaatttattagttaaaaaatataacagacattatatatatatatatatatatatatattataaagataCATGTGATCACcatgtcatgcatgcatggtcctcaatttgctttttgtttttttgttttttttttctcaacatAATAAATTCAGTATCTGTTAAGTGttactaaattattaaatttattttgattatatacatatatatatatagctaaatCCAGAGCTATTGGGAATTGGATTGAGAGATATAAGTCCATTCTTGTCTACCTAGGGTTCTTCCATTTATGTAACAGTCATGATTAAGGGTAttcaaaatcttcaaaaattaaatatccaaacatatatgtatatacagaTTTGTGACTTGGACTACATGATCAGATATTGATAGAGTGAATAAAAAAACTGTTCAAATCCTGCCAAGTTCTCTGTGTCATTATCTTTTGGAATCCAAAGTTAATTAATTgatcattaataattaattaactagcTCTACAAAGATAACAAATACTTGTCTCCACTAACAAATTTCAACACCTTGTTTAAAACATTTTGGTACCTTACCAGGCTAGCTACATGAAAGTAGGCTTGTTTTGTTGTTAGATAACGTACCATGAATCATGGTTAAAGTAATGAAGAAGAAAGTATGGTACTCTTGGACATTATATGCAACCTGAATGCATGTTTTATTTACCTTGATGTCTGAAAACACACACAgtgatatatatttaataatatatatatatatatatacactgtaAATATGTTTTCAGAAAGAAAGACATGTGCGtgcgtgcgtgtgtgtgtgtgtgtgtgtgtattcaTGTGATAAGAAGGCTTATTTGAAAGTTATATGTATAAAGCTTGACAAAATATGAATCAAATATCATGCTATATTTGATGGtacttttaactttttttttctttatgaagAAAGGCaggaaaaaaagagatgaaTCACTGTCATGCTCCTTCCATTATTACTTTGAGGAATCCAAAGTTGAGAGATATATTTTACTGCCATGTATATTGTACCTCACCCCCATGTTTAAAAGGTTAAGATTAGTTTCGCCATGGTTAAGATTTAATTACCACTGTGTTCCACCGCATGTGagtgtgtgtctatatatatatatatggagtagAGTAATACATTCGTTacattgattaatataaatatgaatatatatatacacacacatatgttGGGATtgctaattaattttatttggtaAGTTTTTTTAGAATGAATTGATCCCCAGAATatattctatttatatttagtatACTATCAGAGTTTaatgaatatgaatatataagaataaatatatacacaaataagaTTCTATAGCTCCTtctattagtttatttttcgAGTTGAATTAGTCccgatatatatttaatttttatatatctaatatagttttaaaaagaGTTAAGTTTTGTGTTTATAATATgactaataaaattaaactagtatatatatatccaaattgtGTATTACTGCATTTCATATCACTTAATATATACAATGAATTTAATTCATTAGTTATTTTACCTTAAgttttaaagttaaataatatgtttgttttgcattgaaaaaaatattcaataagcCATTAATTGGAGTACTACTCCATTTCTCTAGCTTGTTTTTGTATATGGTTTTGTTGATGAAGTGCATTAAAGATT is a window of Dioscorea cayenensis subsp. rotundata cultivar TDr96_F1 chromosome 5, TDr96_F1_v2_PseudoChromosome.rev07_lg8_w22 25.fasta, whole genome shotgun sequence DNA encoding:
- the LOC120260263 gene encoding pectinesterase-like; its protein translation is MAKKFLIAGISVILVVAIVIGVIATITHSNQKTGNNATSIASASHDVTGICTGTDFQETCVKSLSKVLNGTTSPQDALKASIEVVIDEFNAAVNRAREIQKKVADKYPGAVSDCELLLSKSLDNLNAALTSSGHTDKLSSYANDIDNWLSAVIASKGTCVDGFSNDQALQKNISGVFDYMTELISNSLAILQEVTTLLDQVQNLPNILIPTSQRRLLSEEEVYPAHPDGFPVWLSPADRRLLRQRNGRVRPNMVVAQDGSGDYKSINQALKNLPKRYRGRFVIYVKAGRYHEKVVIEKWMTNIMMYGDGSRKTVITANSYKDDKSGSTTFNSATFSALGNGFIARDIGFSNTAGPENHQAVALTVTSDMSAFFRCRIDAYQDTLYVHSERQFYRNSVISGTVDFIFGDSKTVIQNCLIIVRKGSPGQKNMVTAQGRDLRRQGTALVIQNCRILPDRSLFPKRLEIESYLGRPWKIYSRTIIMESTIGDLIRPEGWYAWDETSPVKYVYYGEYNNRGPGANTHRRVKWPGVRVISRREALMFTANSLLNARTWLRLTGIPYLQTFKN